The Streptomyces sp. WZ-12 genome segment CACGGTGATCCCGCGCTGCCGCTCGATGGCTCCGGTGTCGGTCTGGGTGTCGCCGGCATCGACGCTGCCGAGCCGGTCGATCGCTCCGGTCTCGAACAGCAGGCGCTCGGTCAGGCTGGTCTTACCCGCGTCGACGTGCGCGAGGATGCCGATGTTCAGGGTGTGCTTGATGTTCGGGGTGTGCTCGATGTGCATGGGGGTCGAAGTCCTCGAAATTCACCGTCCGGTAGGGGCGCTGGGGGTTTTCGAGGAATCGGCGCACGGGAGTTCTCCTGCTCTGCGGGGGAATGACGGGGACCAGCCTGTGGACTGCGGACGGCTCGGGCAACTGGTTTTCGGCGGCGTGCGCAGGGGCCGGAGGGAGCTGCCCCTCCGGCCCCTGCCGCATCCACCGGCGTGCCGGTTCGTCGCTCGTCGCGCCGGTCAGTGCTCGCGGCGCAGGTCGGCGTTGGTTGCGCCGGTCAGTGCTCGCGGTTCCGTCCCAGGGTGAAGCGGTACAGGAGAAGGACGATCAGGGAGCCGACGATGGCGGCGAGCCACGTCGAGAGGTGGAAGAAGCCGTTGATCGAGTGCACCCCGAAGATCACCTTGCCGAGCCAGCCGCCCAACAGGCCGCCGGCGATGCCGATCAGCATGGTGATCAAACAACCGCCGGGGTCCTTGCCGGGCATCAGGGCCTTTGCGATGGCTCCGGCACAGAGGCCGATCAGGGCCCACGCGATGATTCCCATGTCCGCACCCTCTCCTCAAGGCCAGTCAAGGCCGGTCGATGCGTAAAGACTCGTGGTCGCCCGCGGTTCTTTCACCCGGGCTTACGGCGAACGTGTGACGGACGGGGCGACGGTCAACGTCGGTTGATTGACCAGAGTGCTCAACCTAGGCTTATGAACATGACTCATAGCTCGGATGTCGACGATCTGGCCGGTGCGCTCTACGGAAGCCTCGGCCTGATGGCCCGCCGGCTGCGTCAGCTCCAGGCGCCCGGCGAGCTCACGTTGCCCGAGCGCGCCGCGCTGTCGCGCCTGCACCGGAGCGGCCCGACCACGGCGGCCGAGTTGGCGCGGGCCGAGCAGATCACGTCCCAGGCAATGGGGACCACGCTCGGCGGGCTTCAGGAGCGCGGTCTCGTCGAGCGGCGGCGCGACCCCCACGACGGCCGGCGGATCATCATGTCCGTGACCGAGGCCGGCGTCGAGGTGCTGCGGCACAAGCGGGACGCCCGGTCCAAGCAGGTGGCGCAGGCGCTGCGGGAGCGGTTCACGGAGGCGGAGTTGGCGACGCTGAAGGCGGCGGCCCCGCTCATCGAGCGCCTGGGCGACAGCTTCTGACGCCGAACGCGGCCGTTCCGTAACGGAGTTGGGGAGGGGCGCCGGTCGGCCCTCCACCTTGCGGTGGAGGGGGTGGGTGGAGAGCGGGCCCGACGGGTGCGGCCCAAGGGTCGATGCGCCTCCACCCGCGCGACTTCTAGCGTCGTAGGCGGATCACCGTGGTGCCGGAGCGGCCGGCGCCGGACCGCTGGAGGCCGTCGTGAAATCCGTTCGGACGCGTGAGGCGCACCCGTTACGTGCCGTGTGCGTATCGCTGACCGTCAACCTCGTGCTGCCGCTGGGCCTGTACTACGTGCTGCGGGCGCAGGGCGTCGCACAGTGGCAGGCGCTGCTGCTGAGTGGTGCGGTGCCCACGGCGCACGCGGTGGGCGCGGCGGTGGTGCGGCGGCGCGTCGAGGTCTTCGATCTGGTCGTGGCCGGGCTGTTGGTGGTTTCCGCGGGCCTGTCGGCGATCAACGGCAGCCCGCGGATGCTGCTGCTGAAAGACGTGGCCATCCCCGTCGTCCTCGGGCTGTGGCTCCTGGGCACGCTGCTGGCGGCCCGGCCCTTCGCGTTTCACTTCGGCCGCCGGTTGCGGGGGGCGGCCGGGGAGGCGGATGCGGACCGTGCCTGGCGCGAACTCCCGGAATTCCGGGGCGCGTTGCGGGGGCTGACGCTTCTGTGGGGCGGTTCCCAGATGCTCGATGCGGCGCTGAGCGCGGTGGCGGCCTGCACGCTGCCCGTCGATGTGGTGCCGGTGATCGGGCGGTTCCAGTCCCTCGGCATCCTCGCCGTGGTGGTGGCGCTGACGGTGCGCCGAAGTCGTGCCTTCCGTAAGCGGTACGGCATCCCGCTGTTCGGCGCGGGGGCTCGGGACGGGGAGGAGGCGGTGCCTTCGGGGGCGGGCGCGGGGACGGTGGCGGCCGACG includes the following:
- a CDS encoding GlsB/YeaQ/YmgE family stress response membrane protein, which translates into the protein MGIIAWALIGLCAGAIAKALMPGKDPGGCLITMLIGIAGGLLGGWLGKVIFGVHSINGFFHLSTWLAAIVGSLIVLLLYRFTLGRNREH
- a CDS encoding VC0807 family protein, giving the protein MCVSLTVNLVLPLGLYYVLRAQGVAQWQALLLSGAVPTAHAVGAAVVRRRVEVFDLVVAGLLVVSAGLSAINGSPRMLLLKDVAIPVVLGLWLLGTLLAARPFAFHFGRRLRGAAGEADADRAWRELPEFRGALRGLTLLWGGSQMLDAALSAVAACTLPVDVVPVIGRFQSLGILAVVVALTVRRSRAFRKRYGIPLFGAGARDGEEAVPSGAGAGTVAADGQARASDGAV
- a CDS encoding MarR family winged helix-turn-helix transcriptional regulator; protein product: MTHSSDVDDLAGALYGSLGLMARRLRQLQAPGELTLPERAALSRLHRSGPTTAAELARAEQITSQAMGTTLGGLQERGLVERRRDPHDGRRIIMSVTEAGVEVLRHKRDARSKQVAQALRERFTEAELATLKAAAPLIERLGDSF